The following coding sequences are from one Lycium ferocissimum isolate CSIRO_LF1 chromosome 3, AGI_CSIRO_Lferr_CH_V1, whole genome shotgun sequence window:
- the LOC132050545 gene encoding putative pentatricopeptide repeat-containing protein At1g12700, mitochondrial: protein MARIFMLRSHNGIIPFLSTFHYCSAISTRPYSSYHSNTSISVNIKFEKVKCLDDAVTLFHQMVRMKPLPSVVDFSKLLKTMLNMKHYSAVISLFREMWTLDIPINDFILNIVINNYCLMHHADCAFSVLPIYLKNGIPFDVVTFNTLFRGIFAENKVKDAVELFKKLVREKICEPDEVMYATVMNGLSKRGHTQKTLSLLRLMEQGNTKPNIYIYSIVIDALCKDGNLDSAINLLNEMKLKGIRPDIVTYSSLIDGLCKLGQWEKVTTLFSEMVNHNIYPNVCTFNIVIDGLCKEGKVEDAEEVMKHMVEKGVKPNIITYNAIMDGYCLHGQLDRARRNFDLMIEKCTEPNIISYNILINGYCKQKKLGEAMQLFREISQQGSKPDIITYNTILQGLFEVRRIGDAEKFYAEMLSVGPIPDLITHRTLLNGYFKYGLVEKAMSLFNKLERKREDLGIVFYNVVINGLCKNGKLDEAHAIFEKLSLMGLFPDVRTYTVMINGFCLQGLFDEAKDMLRRMEDNNCFPNNVTYNVIVQGFLRFNKISEMTTFMKEMAGRGFSFDATTTEFLVDIPRENPSVLDMIPELHLKNTK from the coding sequence ATGGCCAGAATTTTTATGCTTCGCTCTCACAATGGTATTATTCCCTTTCTCTCTACTTTCCATTATTGTTCTGCAATTTCAACAAGACCTTATTCTTCATATCATAGTAATACATCCATTTCAGTAAACATTAAATTTGAGAAGGTAAAGTGTTTAGATGATGCTGTTACTCTCTTCCATCAAATGGTCAGAATGAAGCCTCTTCCTTCTGTTGTAGACTTCTCTAAATTATTGAAGACTATGCTAAATATGAAGCATTACTCAGCTGTCATTTCTCTTTTTCGAGAAATGTGGACACTGGACATCCCAATTAATGATTTCATCTTGAATATCGTGATTAACAATTATTGCCTGATGCATCATGCTGATTGTGCATTTTCGGTGTTACCCATTTATTTGAAGAATGGCATTCCATTTGATGTTGTCACCTTTAACACCCTATTTAGGGGAATCTTTGCTGAAAATAAGGTCAAAGATGCTGTTGAATTGTTCAAAAAATTGGTGAGAGAGAAGATTTGTGAGCCTGATGAAGTCATGTATGCAACTGTCATGAATGGGCTCAGCAAAAGGGGTCATACTCAGAAAACTTTAAGTTTGCTCCGGTTAATGGAACAAGGGAACACTAAGCCCAACATATATATCTACAGCATCGTTATAGATGCTCTTTGCAAAGATGGAAACTTAGATTCTGCTATCAACCTTCTGAACGAGATGAAATTGAAAGGCATTCGTCCAGACATAGTCACTTATAGTTCTTTGATTGATGGTTTGTGTAAGCTTGGCCAGTGGGAAAAGGTTACGACTTTGTTCTCTGAGATGGTAAATCATAATATTTATCCAAATGTGTGCACCTTCAACATAGTGATAGATGGACTATGTAAAGAAGGGAAGGTTGAAGATGCTGAGGAAGTAATGAAACACATGGTCGAAAAAGGTGTAAAGCCTAATATAATCACCTACAATGCAATAATGGATGGATATTGTTTGCATGGTCAACTAGATAGAGCGAGGAGAAATTTCGATCTCATGATAGAGAAGTGCACTGAGCCTAACATTATTAGCTATAACATACTAATAAATGGATACtgtaaacaaaagaaattgggGGAGGCCATGCAATTGTTTCGTGAAATTTCTCAACAGGGATCAAAGCCTGATATTATTACCTACAATACTATCCTGCAAGGTCTATTTGAAGTCAGAAGAATTGGCGATGCAGAAAAATTTTATGCCGAGATGCTATCTGTGGGGCCCATACCTGATTTAATCACTCATCGCACTTTGCTCAATGGTTATTTTAAGTACGGACTTGTTGAAAaagctatgtccctctttaataagttggaaagaaagagagaagatcTTGGTATTGTATTTTACAATGTTGTCATTAATGGATTATGCAAAAATGGTAAACTCGATGAAGCTCATGCGATTTTCGAGAAGCTTTCTTTGATGGGATTGTTTCCGGATGTGAGAACATACACTGTAATGATAAATGGATTTTGTCTTCAAGGGTTGTTTGATGAAGCTAAAGATATGCTAAGAAGAATGGAAGACAACAATTGTTTTCCAAACAATGTCACTTACAATGTTATTGTGCAAGGATTTCTCAGGTTCAACAAAATTAGTGAAATGACAACTTTCATGAAGGAAATGGCTGGAAGAGGCTTCTCATTTGATGCAACTACAACTGAGTTTTTGGTAGACATTCCAAGGGAGAATCCTTCCGTCCTTGACATGATACCAGAGCTTCACTTGAAAAATACGaagtga
- the LOC132049034 gene encoding pentatricopeptide repeat-containing protein At3g04760, chloroplastic-like translates to MITGFCLQGLLDEAKDILRKMEENGCLPNNVTYNVIVQGFLRCGKISELATFMKEMAGKGFSFDATTAEFLVDVISENPPVLDMIPELHSKDKKSHKRSSFDILLLQGSPSTSPDNFDEIVLEETKDVLVEFFPPCFVIVVVKNISCLWDIESCGYYQIGLTIQTIIVLGRSSKSMEVRSFLTEESRLITVTLETKVLKAMQLITALDILQSLATIGSFPPFQSLDLLSKGMFCCCTMISCKAENPGKLLLEWSVPYPSVFARIGFFYHLEIFVNVLHENC, encoded by the exons ATGATAACTGGATTTTGTCTACAAGGGTTGTTAGATGAAGCTAAagatattttaagaaaaatggaagaaaacgGTTGTTTACCAAACAATGTCACTTACAATGTTATTGTGCAAGGATTTCTCAGGTGCGGCAAAATTAGTGAATTGGCAACTTTCATGAAGGAAATGGCTGGAAAGGGCTTTTCATTTGATGCAACTACAGCTGAGTTTTTGGTAGACGTTATAAGCGAAAATCCTCCCGTCCTTGACATGATACCAGAGCTTCACTCGAAAGATAAGAA GTCACACAAGAGAAGttcttttgatattttgctGCTCCAAGGTTCCCCTTCTACATCTCCAGATAACTTTGACGAAATTGTGCTAGAGGAGACGAAGGATGTCTTGGTTGAATTTTTTCCTCCATG TTTTGTCATAGTTGTCGTTAAGAATATTAGTTGTCTATGGGATATTGAATCCTGTGGATACTATCAGATAGGA CTGACAATACAGACAATCATAGTACTGGgaagatcatccaagtcaatGGAAGTTAGGAGCTTTTTGACAGAAGAG AGCAGGCTCATCACGGTCACACTAGAAACTAAAGTTCTGAAAGCGATGCAATTGATAACAG CCCTTGACATCCTTCAATCACTTGCGACAATTGGCTCATTTCCTCCATTTCAGTCATTAGACCTTCTTTCCAAAGGTATGTTCTGTTGTTGCACAATGATTAGTTGCAAAGCTGAAAATCCTGGGAAATTGCTCCTTGAGTGGTCTGTTCCATATCCATCCGTCTTTGCTCGAATAGGATTTTTCTACCATCTTGAAATTTTTGTGAATGTGCTCCATGAGAATTGTTAG
- the LOC132049035 gene encoding pentatricopeptide repeat-containing protein At1g62680, mitochondrial-like, whose product MKLKGIPPDIVTYNSIIDGLCKFSQWEKVTTLFSKMVNHNIYPNVRTFTIVIDGLCKEGKVEDAEEVMKHMIGKGVEPNIVTYNAIMDGYCLRGQVDSARRIFDFMIDKSIEPDMISYSILINGYCKKKKFAEAMQLFNEISQKGSKPNIVTYNTILQGFFEVGRIGDAKRFFDEMLSVGPIPDIYTHVTLLNGYFKHGFVEEAMSLFNKLERKRENIDILHFTMLSLMDCAKTVNSTKLMLFL is encoded by the coding sequence ATGAAGTTGAAAGGCATTCCTCCAGACATAGTCACATACAATTCAATAATTGATGGTTTGTGTAAGTTCAGTCAGTGGGAAAAAGTTACGACTTTATTCTCTAAGATGGTAAATCATAATATTTATCCAAATGTGCGCACCTTCACCATAGTGATAGATGGACTATGCAAAGAAGGGAAAGTTGAAGATGCTGAGGAAGTGATGAAACATATGATCGGGAAAGGTGTAGAGCCTAATATAGTCACCTATAATGCGATAATGGATGGATATTGCCTGCGTGGTCAAGTGGATAGTGCGAGAAGAATTTTTGATTTCATGATAGATAAGAGCATTGAACCTGACATGATCAGCTATAGCATACTAATAAATGGATACtgtaagaaaaagaaatttgccGAGGCCATGCAATTGTTTAATGAAATTTCTCAAAAGGGATCAAAACCTAATATTGTTACATACAATACTATCTTGCAAGggttttttgaagttggaagaatAGGCGATGCAAAAAGATTCTTTGATGAGATGCTATCTGTTGGGCCCATCCCTGATATATACACTCATGTCACTTTGCTCAATGGTTATTTTAAGCACGGATTTGTTGAAGAAGCTATGTCACTCTTtaataagttggaaagaaagagagaaaatattgatatattgCATTTTACAATGTTGTCATTAATGGATTGTGCAAAAACGGTAAACTCGACAAAGCTCATGCTATTTTTGTGA